The Zavarzinella sp. sequence TCGCGGCAAAAAACGGATACAAAACGCCTGTTTCTGCAAAGGCAATCCCCAGTGTAGCATCCATTCCTGCATATTTAGTAACAAAACTCAGCCCCAACATAAAGGCAATGGTGGGAATGGGCACCTTCATCTGGATGACTGTGGTACGGAACGAACGATAAATCTGCTGTCTCGACATTCGCAGCACCAGCATCGATAGAATGGCCGACACGAATACTGGTGTTCCGGGTGCACTTGCCCAGGAAAAGACAAACTGTGCCGATTCCTTTTCTGGTTCGGTACGGTCTGGGCTCTGTAATCGTGCAGCCCGCTCAACTTCTTTATGCAGCGTGGGCACATCCTGCTTATAAACGGTTTTAATTGGGCCAACATAAACAGCACTACCCGCCCGGTCTTTGGTTTTTCCACTTCCCGCAACCAGCCACACAGTACCAGACATACTGACATCAGTGCAAACGGCATCCACGCCAGAATCACTGCCTTTCTGGTCAGTGGTTCGTTGTTTTCCTTCATTGCCTTGTCCAGTTGCATCTGGGCCTCTTCCTGAACAATTTCCCCTTCTTTCAAAGATTTGGGCGTGAGAGGTGGGGTATCAAAATGCCATTCGTTTTTTGGCTTCCAGAATTTCAGAAAAATAGCCAGCGTGATCATGGCGAATATCCCACCGCCGACATCGGTGATGTAAAAACCCACAATGCCTGTGTGCAGGTGAAGGGTGGCAAACAGATACTGGAAGATCGCAAATGATCCCCCTCCAACGAGTAACGCGGGGAAAACTTCCCACGTTTGCTTCCAGGTGCACATCAGTTTGACCATGTAAAACGGCACAATGCAGGACAGAAAGGGCAATTGGTGCCCCGCCATCACGCTGAGGTGTTCTGCAGGCAACCCCGTTACCGATGCAAGGGTGACGATAGGCGTGCCGAGGCCACCATAAGCCACGGGGGACGTATTGGCGATCAGACAGATGACTGCTGCCAGAAAAGGTGGGAAGCCCAGCCCCACTAGAATTGCCCCACAGACAGCCACTGGTGCACCAGAACCTGCCGCACCTTCCAGAAATGCACCGAACGCAAACCCGATCAGGCAGGATTGGATCCGACCGTCTTTTGACAGGCCGGAAATCGATCGCCGTACGTTGGTAAAGTGGCCCGTTTCAACAGTAATGTTGTAAAGCAACATCGCATTGAAGACAGTCCAGCCGATTGGCAGCAGCCCAAAGAATGCCCCATTGGCGAAAGACCATGTCGCCATGCTGATGGGCATTTTGTACACCAGCCAGGCCAGAATAATGGCCGTGACGGCACCCGCCGCACCTGCCCATGTGGCCAGCCATCGCCTGATGACCAATAAATAAAACAGCACCAACACTGGTAAGGCCGCGACAACCGTTGAGAGGAGGCGGTTATCCAGTGGATTGAGATTTTGCACGTACTCTACGGCAAGCAGCATAATAATTCTCGTTTCCACAGAAAGGGGCGATAGTACCCTCTTTAACTTTCGGTGGGAAGAAAAAAATGAAAACTAATGAAAAACTGTTGTCAAACGGCCCACTTTAGTCCCCCACAGCGGTAAAATTAGCTGAGAATCCTGGAAAGCTTATGATGCATCGACAATTTACTACGCTTGCACTTATTGCGTTTACCGTGGGCAGCTTCGCCGAGGAACCAGAGAAGCTGATATTACAGGACAAGACCGCACCTGGGGCGGAATTTCGGGTTTATGCCACATCATCTATCAGTGGGGAAATTACCCCACCTGCGGAACCTGGCAAGCAAGCAGCCAAAATTCTCATTTCTGGGAAAAGTCAATCGGAATATGCGGAACGGATTCTGAAACCCACCGATGATCTGGTGGGGTATCAATCATTAAGAGTTTATGAGAAGCTTCGTGTTGGCCGCACATCGGGTGATCGGAAAGATCAATTGGAACTTCGCCCCACCGTGAAGCGGATTGTACTGCTGAAACGCGGGAACAGTAAAGTTCCTTTTTCGCCAGATGCCCCACTGTTGTGGGGCGAAATCGACCTGATTCGCACTGAAATTATCCTTTCTCAACTGAATGGCATTCTGCCCAAAGAAGCAATTTCCCCCACAGAACAGTGGGAGGCACAGCAATCTGCGATCCACGAATTAACCGATTTCGACACCATTGATGGTGGGAAACTGGTTTGCAAACTGGAAAAACGGGAAAATATCGGCCCAAGGGATCTTTGCCACATTTCGTTTGTTGGCAAAATAGATGGAGTGAATGAAGACGGCCCCGCCTCGCAGGAACTGGTGGGGAAACTGATTTTCGACAAATCCAGCGGGTACATCACTTATCTGACTCTGAAAGGGGTACACAGCCTCAAAGACGAAAAAGGGCAAAATGTGGGCAAAATTGAAGGCTCGTTTGAACTGACACGCATCCCACTGCAAGGTCAGGTAGAAGTTGCTGACAGTGTGGTGAAAAAACTGAACACGACACCAGACGATACCAATACACTGCTGCTGCACCAGGAGCCATCGCTCAAACTGTCTTTTGACTATTCAAGACGCTGGCGGATCAGCAGAACCACCACGCAGCAGATTACCATCGATGGACCAGCAGGTGCGGGCATTCTGGTAACCGTTTCCAGCAGACAAAACACCCTCAGCGTGGCAGATTTTCGCAAAGAAGCTTTGCAGGATCTGCAAAAACGGGAGGCAACTATTCACTCCTCTACCGGACCTGAATTGCTGGAAAATGGCAAAGCCTGGTTTGCCCACGTGGCAACGATTGGAAAATCGACTGTTACCATGGTCTATGTGGTGTGTATTTCCGACGATCGTGGGGTAACTTTGGCCGCACGATTGCCTGGGAAAACCAGCACGGAGCTTGTCGAGGATGTGAAAAATATCGCCAAAAGCCTAAAAATGAAATAAATCTCATTTCCCTAGTCTAATCTGTACACCAAATTTGCGATATTTTTCGACCACGTGGGAAAATTGTCCTATGCTTCAGCAACAATTTTGTGCTGGAGGAGCAGATGCGCGCTGCAATCGTTGTCGTAGGAATTGGTTTTGTCGTTTCACTGATTCATCAGCCAAGTGCG is a genomic window containing:
- a CDS encoding L-lactate permease, translating into MSGTVWLVAGSGKTKDRAGSAVYVGPIKTVYKQDVPTLHKEVERAARLQSPDRTEPEKESAQFVFSWASAPGTPVFVSAILSMLVLRMSRQQIYRSFRTTVIQMKVPIPTIAFMLGLSFVTKYAGMDATLGIAFAETGVLYPFFAAMLGWLGVFLTGTDAGSNALFGSLQKITATEVWNNHNTGAMKNLTLQQSQILICTANSTGGVMGKMIDAQSICVATAGTNQIGREADIFKAVIKHSVFLAAVVGLMTMVQAYVYPFTKMVPTWLP